The Thiogranum longum genome includes a region encoding these proteins:
- a CDS encoding EAL domain-containing protein: protein MNIEQKNTLFVISLVLAVLMGVAGAAFLLVRDHVTAGVHGDLERASKVFVSAQKNTFDNLLSVARSVRGEPSLIAAALTGDIATVRGMLDDLYPRPGADFIAVYLDTGPGDVAGVGDKPHFTSSQVLGSADLLDLVRGLASGDPVEFGNALLFDSLLQLVAVPIQSPLGGRVGALIVGKRFSEKDLQALRELVYADIAIFSDSVVLASTIPGLKTQLPMINMVKPAQRGAVLDVDGERYSVRVLPVLNHAGSERKAAKVLLAVPHSSYWAPFQVLGGNALYFSALILLLAGLFGITISRRTLTRPIQLLAHATQAIANGDMTQKIKLARRDELGQLMTSFNTMLGTLNASQNELKNSRRRFRDFASSSSDWLWETDRSGHFTFVSTSVSETLDIPAESWLGRTPAEVFPGSSLGELMSLLRSGEDRHDIFKEVEIWVHARNGDQHCLRLNGVPVFSGKSIKGYRGTARDITKVKQDEKRMVVLANQDHLTGLSNRRRFIQDLNHEIRRVERDSQSGVLLLIDIDHLKLINDTAGHAAGDQIIVQIAGLLKRASREQDFLARVSGDEFAVAYPGMDEKLGFEKAAELLERISRLKPRYGGRSLNVSASIGVVTFPAQGKAPVELLAKADAAMSSAKHSGRNCVRAYDESEMMREEMDNQLVWKDRLLEALDRDELVLVFQPIVAIAAGRTSHYEVLVRMREKNGKLVPPGKFIPAAEQFGFIQRVDRHVLTKAIRYLAELPAEFSQTAFSINLSGMSVGSQEMYECIEKEVRESGVDPARITFEITETAACEQLTSAMEFIQKIRQLGCRISLDDFGVGFSSFSYLKHLRADILKIDGSFIRDIHNNNADQLFVKALVDVARGMGMRTIAEFVENEQVYDRVRSLGVDYVQGYYLGKPEQELIPASVEGRRPATISVA, encoded by the coding sequence GTGAATATAGAACAGAAAAATACACTGTTTGTTATTTCGCTGGTGCTGGCCGTGCTCATGGGTGTGGCAGGTGCAGCCTTCCTGTTGGTTCGAGATCATGTGACGGCAGGCGTTCATGGTGATCTTGAGCGAGCCAGCAAGGTATTCGTCAGCGCACAGAAGAATACGTTCGATAATCTGTTGAGCGTGGCACGCAGTGTACGTGGCGAACCAAGCCTGATAGCAGCAGCACTGACCGGTGATATCGCAACCGTTCGCGGTATGCTGGATGACCTCTACCCGCGCCCGGGTGCAGATTTTATTGCCGTCTATCTGGATACCGGTCCAGGTGATGTTGCCGGGGTCGGGGACAAGCCGCATTTTACTTCTTCTCAGGTTCTGGGATCGGCAGACCTTCTGGACCTGGTGCGAGGGTTGGCAAGCGGGGATCCCGTTGAGTTTGGAAACGCATTACTGTTCGACAGCCTGTTGCAGCTTGTTGCTGTCCCTATACAGAGTCCGCTTGGTGGCCGTGTCGGCGCATTGATCGTAGGAAAACGTTTTTCAGAGAAAGACCTGCAGGCATTGCGGGAGCTGGTGTATGCAGATATTGCCATATTTAGCGATAGCGTCGTACTGGCCAGCACGATTCCCGGTCTTAAAACACAGCTACCGATGATCAATATGGTCAAGCCGGCGCAGCGCGGCGCAGTGCTGGATGTGGATGGTGAACGTTACAGTGTTCGTGTGCTCCCTGTATTGAATCATGCCGGCTCGGAACGAAAAGCGGCAAAGGTCTTATTGGCCGTCCCGCATTCCAGTTACTGGGCACCGTTCCAGGTGCTGGGTGGAAACGCACTATATTTCTCTGCCCTGATCCTGCTGCTGGCCGGTTTGTTCGGTATCACTATCAGTCGCCGTACCCTGACGCGACCCATACAATTGCTGGCGCATGCTACACAGGCCATTGCCAACGGTGATATGACGCAGAAAATAAAGCTTGCTCGCAGGGATGAGCTGGGTCAGCTGATGACTTCATTCAATACCATGCTGGGTACACTCAATGCTTCACAGAACGAGCTGAAGAACAGCAGGCGGCGGTTCCGGGATTTTGCTTCCAGTTCATCTGACTGGTTGTGGGAGACAGATCGCTCCGGGCATTTCACATTTGTTTCAACCAGTGTTTCCGAGACACTCGATATTCCGGCGGAAAGCTGGCTTGGGCGAACGCCTGCAGAAGTTTTCCCGGGTTCAAGCCTGGGAGAACTGATGTCATTGTTGCGCTCTGGTGAAGATCGACACGATATTTTCAAGGAAGTTGAAATTTGGGTGCACGCCAGAAACGGTGATCAGCATTGCCTGCGTCTCAACGGTGTACCGGTATTCTCGGGGAAATCAATCAAGGGTTACCGTGGTACAGCGCGTGATATCACCAAGGTCAAGCAGGATGAGAAGCGCATGGTTGTCCTGGCCAACCAGGACCACCTGACCGGTTTGTCCAACCGACGACGCTTTATCCAGGACCTCAACCATGAAATACGACGTGTTGAACGAGACTCACAAAGCGGTGTGCTGCTGCTGATTGATATCGATCATTTGAAACTGATCAATGATACGGCCGGTCATGCGGCTGGAGACCAGATCATTGTACAGATTGCCGGTCTGCTCAAGCGTGCTTCACGTGAACAGGATTTTCTTGCACGGGTCAGTGGTGATGAATTTGCAGTGGCCTATCCTGGCATGGATGAAAAGCTGGGGTTTGAAAAAGCGGCGGAACTGCTGGAGCGGATCAGCAGGCTCAAGCCGCGTTATGGTGGGCGAAGCCTGAATGTGTCAGCAAGTATCGGTGTCGTAACCTTCCCCGCGCAGGGCAAGGCGCCGGTTGAATTGCTGGCTAAGGCCGATGCCGCCATGAGTTCAGCAAAACACAGCGGGCGTAATTGCGTGCGCGCGTATGACGAATCCGAGATGATGCGTGAAGAGATGGATAACCAGCTGGTGTGGAAGGATCGTCTGCTGGAAGCACTGGACCGTGATGAGCTGGTGCTGGTTTTCCAGCCCATCGTTGCCATTGCGGCCGGTCGTACCTCTCACTACGAGGTGCTGGTCCGGATGCGTGAGAAAAATGGCAAACTGGTGCCCCCCGGAAAGTTCATCCCGGCCGCCGAGCAGTTCGGATTCATCCAGCGTGTTGACCGGCATGTGCTCACCAAGGCCATTCGTTACCTGGCAGAGTTACCCGCAGAATTTTCACAGACCGCATTTTCCATCAACCTGTCCGGCATGTCGGTGGGTAGCCAGGAGATGTATGAATGTATCGAGAAAGAAGTCCGTGAATCCGGTGTTGATCCGGCACGTATCACGTTTGAAATCACCGAAACTGCAGCTTGCGAACAGCTCACCAGTGCGATGGAATTCATCCAGAAAATCCGTCAGCTCGGTTGCAGGATCTCACTGGATGATTTTGGCGTGGGCTTCTCGTCGTTCTCGTACCTCAAGCATCTGCGAGCTGACATTTTGAAGATCGATGGCAGTTTTATTCGCGACATACACAATAACAATGCCGACCAGCTGTTCGTCAAGGCGCTGGTTGATGTGGCGCGTGGCATGGGTATGCGTACCATTGCCGAGTTTGTGGAAAACGAGCAGGTATACGACCGGGTACGCAGCCTTGGCGTGGA
- a CDS encoding nucleotide pyrophosphohydrolase, whose amino-acid sequence MNHLTDSDSLEQLRRQLARFADERDWQKFHSPKNLSMALIAEAAELVEHFQWLSEAQSHSLDEEKHAQVRLELADILIYLIRTADQLEIDLISAANDKIVINEERYPVEKVRGKAGRAEDFR is encoded by the coding sequence ATGAACCACCTGACTGACAGCGACAGTCTTGAGCAGCTGCGCCGGCAACTGGCCAGATTCGCTGATGAACGGGACTGGCAAAAATTTCATTCACCGAAAAACCTTTCCATGGCGCTGATCGCCGAAGCCGCCGAACTGGTCGAGCACTTCCAGTGGCTGAGCGAAGCACAAAGCCACAGCCTCGATGAAGAAAAGCACGCGCAGGTGAGGCTGGAGCTGGCCGACATCCTGATCTACCTGATACGCACTGCCGACCAGCTGGAAATTGACCTGATCAGTGCCGCAAATGACAAAATCGTCATAAACGAAGAACGCTATCCCGTTGAAAAAGTTAGAGGAAAGGCAGGTCGCGCTGAAGATTTCCGCTAG
- a CDS encoding sensor domain-containing diguanylate cyclase, whose translation MPEYLSPEQALRLIETCPIPLLVLDHTGIVHSYNPAFAVLAGKTRAEALTGKSARSIGNTSLKVLLATGAPISWPDSNGQPRHYEIHCCNIDGPDTLEIRYFIDITRQRALQDSHCALREELRENTLTDPVTGLLNQRGVILALEPQVARSRRYNSPISVISLDVYRVSEDDTLRKQVALQLKDQLRWADLIGCDENHAFLLILPETGEDDACRLAEKLRTRLVEFLQVTSAKQQISIFYGVTGWQRTDNAATLLRRAGRALEQSRSGQETQPVAS comes from the coding sequence ATGCCGGAATACCTGTCTCCAGAACAGGCATTGCGCCTGATCGAAACCTGCCCGATACCACTACTGGTACTTGACCACACGGGTATCGTACATAGCTATAACCCGGCCTTTGCCGTACTGGCGGGTAAAACCCGGGCTGAAGCACTGACGGGAAAATCAGCCAGGTCAATCGGCAATACTTCACTGAAGGTGCTGCTTGCAACCGGCGCACCGATCAGCTGGCCTGATAGTAACGGTCAACCCCGACACTATGAGATCCATTGCTGCAACATCGACGGACCCGACACTCTGGAAATCCGCTATTTTATCGACATCACCCGCCAGCGTGCGCTGCAGGATTCACACTGTGCACTGCGCGAAGAATTACGCGAAAACACCCTGACCGACCCCGTCACCGGACTACTCAACCAGCGCGGCGTTATACTTGCGCTTGAGCCACAGGTGGCACGATCGCGCCGCTACAACAGCCCGATATCTGTCATCAGCCTGGATGTATATCGTGTCAGTGAAGATGACACGCTACGAAAACAGGTAGCACTACAGCTCAAGGATCAACTACGCTGGGCGGACCTTATTGGCTGTGATGAGAACCATGCCTTCCTGCTCATTCTCCCTGAAACGGGGGAAGATGATGCATGCCGACTGGCTGAAAAGCTGCGTACAAGGCTGGTTGAATTTTTACAGGTTACATCTGCAAAACAGCAAATCTCGATCTTTTACGGTGTAACCGGCTGGCAAAGGACAGACAATGCCGCCACATTGCTCAGGCGTGCCGGGCGAGCCCTGGAACAGTCACGCTCCGGGCAGGAAACACAACCGGTAGCTTCATAG
- a CDS encoding class I adenylate cyclase gives MTSPRKTTGMVDAAGKKRAGGQIVKAEFTRSSSSTIAIDALELRAVRRRFMAINQDRLRRVRESLEHRQQVFMQLLPLLFHINHPMLPGYLTNKTPCGISDYAPGKRCIQAARKLARSFSYQRRAQRRYSIHALYMMGSTGTIAYSRASDFDIWICHRPGLPDDQLAALREKADGIQSWAESLGLEVHFFLMDDVSFREQEHQQLSNENAGSSQHHLLLDEFYRTGLLVAGRFPVWWLVPPEYESRYDEYVDKLIVNRFIKAVDIVDFGGLSGLPSEEFFGATLWQLYKAVDSPYKSILKILLMEAYANQYPDIDLLAMRFKKLVHQADVQLDRLDPYVMMCNTVEEYLFSRREMERLDLARRCFYFKVNEAMSKPDHGLAQSWRRQAIRELVESWGWSHSKLTTLDQRRQWKIKRVLEERHLLVDELTRSYRALSQFGRENDDSKVSINADDLNLLGRKLYVAFERKSGKVELINPGVSSDLSEERLALHYISGEGQHSWAMYRGPVLERDTAENEPLKRSAGLLDLLAWCHFNGLINRNPSTVSIHPTDCCLSQWELRCVLDCLQQLFPGGRLPDNNMDALSKSATLCEAGLFINLAQDPMSKLTRNGMQLVSERIDPLSYGGQWENLAISFQMIALTSWGEVLTFGYSGHTALMDCLCDYFAWQPVTNGSAPPPIPCFSFSSSRGAIIARRIEDLFRDVAEYFYRNYWRRHARYALRIGQHYFVLQCENDVPRYLELESREALLDHLGQAQASFSPIHVDVQTLDNSPLGIALKHNREGVVQLFYRLDHGHAEVWILDERGSLFHQRIIFHDRQTLLGQFQRFLEAVRYRLRNMQQPSSLSNDDDTEYYRIVRDSMGQWFPETQKTSRWMDSHYLDVQVIGSPDDSNRGAFSIFCGNREFSILEHGDNIFLAVANYITDQRGSGSRYPIYITDIDLSSSVFASDSGTGVQTIHFLNQKKRIEQQLNESLHQLRKN, from the coding sequence GTGACCTCACCGCGCAAAACCACCGGAATGGTGGACGCTGCTGGCAAAAAAAGGGCTGGCGGCCAGATCGTCAAGGCGGAGTTCACGCGTTCTTCCAGTTCAACAATCGCCATTGACGCCCTCGAGTTGCGTGCGGTAAGGCGCCGTTTCATGGCGATAAACCAGGACAGACTACGTCGTGTCCGCGAATCACTGGAGCACCGCCAGCAGGTCTTTATGCAGCTTCTACCGCTGTTGTTCCACATCAATCACCCTATGTTGCCAGGCTATCTGACCAACAAGACACCGTGCGGAATCTCTGACTATGCGCCTGGCAAGCGTTGCATCCAGGCTGCGCGCAAGCTGGCCCGAAGCTTTAGTTACCAGCGTCGTGCACAACGGCGCTATTCCATTCACGCGCTTTACATGATGGGTAGTACGGGCACCATTGCCTACTCACGCGCCAGCGATTTCGACATCTGGATCTGCCATCGCCCAGGTCTGCCGGACGACCAACTTGCCGCGCTGCGGGAAAAAGCTGACGGGATCCAGAGCTGGGCCGAATCCCTTGGACTGGAAGTGCACTTCTTCCTGATGGATGATGTGTCGTTCCGCGAACAGGAGCACCAGCAGCTTTCCAATGAAAATGCCGGCAGCTCACAGCATCACCTGCTGCTCGACGAATTTTACCGAACGGGTTTACTGGTGGCAGGTCGCTTCCCGGTGTGGTGGCTGGTACCACCAGAATACGAATCGAGATATGACGAGTACGTTGACAAACTGATCGTTAACCGTTTTATAAAGGCCGTTGACATTGTCGATTTCGGCGGACTTTCCGGGTTACCCAGCGAAGAGTTTTTTGGTGCCACCCTCTGGCAACTGTACAAGGCGGTCGACTCACCCTACAAGTCCATCCTCAAGATCCTGTTGATGGAAGCCTATGCCAATCAGTACCCGGACATCGATCTGCTGGCGATGCGTTTCAAGAAGCTCGTTCATCAGGCGGACGTTCAGCTTGATCGTCTGGATCCCTATGTGATGATGTGTAACACAGTAGAGGAGTACCTGTTCTCACGCCGCGAGATGGAGCGCCTGGACCTGGCGCGGCGTTGTTTTTACTTCAAGGTCAACGAGGCCATGAGCAAGCCGGATCATGGCCTGGCACAGTCCTGGCGCCGCCAGGCCATCCGCGAGCTGGTAGAAAGCTGGGGATGGAGTCATTCCAAGCTCACCACGCTTGATCAGCGCCGGCAATGGAAAATAAAACGCGTTCTCGAGGAACGTCACTTGTTAGTGGATGAGCTGACGCGCAGCTATCGTGCCCTGTCCCAGTTTGGCAGGGAAAATGATGACAGCAAGGTATCCATCAATGCTGACGACCTCAACCTGCTTGGCAGAAAACTCTATGTTGCGTTTGAACGCAAGTCCGGGAAGGTTGAACTGATTAATCCCGGCGTCTCAAGCGACCTGTCGGAAGAGCGCCTTGCCTTGCATTACATCAGCGGTGAAGGACAGCACAGCTGGGCAATGTATCGCGGCCCTGTTCTCGAACGTGATACCGCCGAAAACGAGCCGCTTAAGCGATCGGCAGGATTGCTGGATCTGCTTGCCTGGTGCCACTTCAACGGCCTGATTAATCGCAATCCGTCAACAGTGAGTATTCATCCAACTGACTGCTGCCTGAGCCAGTGGGAGTTACGTTGCGTACTGGACTGCCTGCAACAACTGTTCCCCGGTGGCAGACTGCCGGACAACAACATGGATGCACTGTCAAAATCAGCCACACTGTGCGAGGCCGGCCTGTTTATCAATCTTGCACAGGACCCGATGTCCAAGCTGACACGTAATGGTATGCAGCTGGTCAGCGAACGTATCGACCCGCTAAGCTATGGCGGGCAGTGGGAGAATCTTGCCATCAGCTTCCAGATGATCGCGCTGACATCGTGGGGTGAGGTACTGACTTTCGGCTATTCCGGTCATACTGCACTGATGGACTGCCTGTGCGACTACTTTGCCTGGCAACCCGTAACTAACGGTTCGGCGCCACCTCCTATTCCCTGCTTCAGTTTTTCATCCTCACGCGGCGCCATTATCGCGCGGAGGATCGAAGACCTGTTCCGTGATGTCGCCGAGTATTTTTACCGAAACTACTGGCGGCGTCATGCCCGCTACGCCCTGCGCATTGGACAACATTATTTTGTACTCCAGTGTGAAAATGATGTGCCGCGTTACCTTGAGCTGGAATCCCGTGAAGCATTGCTTGACCATCTTGGCCAGGCCCAGGCATCATTCAGCCCGATCCATGTAGATGTACAGACACTGGATAACTCCCCTCTGGGCATTGCACTGAAACACAACCGCGAAGGCGTGGTGCAGCTGTTCTATCGACTCGATCATGGCCATGCCGAAGTGTGGATTCTCGACGAACGCGGCTCGCTGTTTCACCAACGAATTATTTTTCATGACCGCCAGACGCTGCTTGGACAGTTCCAGCGTTTTCTGGAAGCTGTGCGCTACCGACTACGCAATATGCAACAGCCAAGCAGCCTGTCAAATGACGATGACACAGAATATTACCGTATCGTACGCGACAGCATGGGCCAGTGGTTTCCGGAAACACAGAAGACGTCACGCTGGATGGACAGCCATTATCTCGACGTTCAGGTTATTGGTAGTCCGGATGACAGCAACCGGGGGGCGTTCAGTATTTTCTGTGGCAACCGCGAGTTCTCCATACTGGAGCACGGTGATAATATTTTTCTGGCTGTCGCCAATTACATTACCGATCAACGCGGCAGTGGCAGCCGCTACCCGATTTATATTACCGATATCGACCTTTCATCTTCGGTATTTGCTTCAGATAGCGGAACCGGTGTGCAAACCATTCATTTCCTGAACCAGAAAAAACGCATCGAACAACAGCTGAACGAATCACTGCACCAGCTACGTAAAAACTGA
- a CDS encoding DUF302 domain-containing protein: MRIWLAGILLMVAASVNAQDLYMARSQMAFPETMIALQKAIKVQGYTLSRVQRVDIGLTKSGFKTDRYRVVFFGKPEEIRELGDRYLDLVPYLPLKIAIFAEGDETLLLASSFEHLRPFYTQADIRKHFDVWETDLQHILEQVRLSE, from the coding sequence ATGAGAATATGGCTGGCAGGAATTCTGCTGATGGTGGCTGCTTCGGTGAATGCGCAGGATTTGTATATGGCGCGTTCGCAAATGGCTTTTCCTGAAACCATGATTGCCTTGCAAAAAGCCATCAAGGTACAGGGCTATACCTTGTCACGTGTACAACGCGTGGATATCGGCCTGACAAAATCCGGTTTCAAGACAGACCGTTACCGTGTGGTATTCTTTGGCAAGCCGGAGGAGATCAGGGAACTGGGCGATCGTTACCTCGACCTGGTGCCGTATTTACCACTGAAGATCGCGATTTTTGCCGAGGGTGACGAAACCCTGCTGCTGGCATCCAGTTTTGAGCATCTCCGTCCTTTCTATACGCAGGCAGATATCAGAAAACATTTCGATGTGTGGGAGACAGATTTACAGCATATCCTGGAGCAGGTTCGCCTCAGTGAGTAA
- a CDS encoding c-type cytochrome: protein MKKQIQYLFTVLALMTATTLVAQADHSDGDELYQQHCAACHGSDGSGGVGVPLNLPDFLAVASDDYLRKTVRNGRPGRVMPAFPLLSEDEVGAIIQTVRGWSGVPPPDYDSKPLKGDAVRGKQLFTQYCVACHGERGQGGEGTGVTFSRPREAPIMAPALNNPGFQQSVSDAMLKATLLRGRHGTPMPSITELGLKEGDADDLVAWLRQLPADSAPVRKSESPVIRMESSYSFEETLDNLKKAISARNFRVIREQTLDSGFVEKNKESRRQYIVYFCSFSFLNEALSIDPRVGLFLPCRVTLQETEKGIELVTINPENLSHLFNNRELDKACERMHRLYTEILEEATL from the coding sequence ATGAAGAAACAAATACAATACCTGTTTACGGTGCTGGCACTGATGACCGCCACAACCCTTGTCGCACAAGCGGATCATTCCGACGGAGATGAGCTTTACCAGCAACATTGTGCCGCCTGCCACGGCAGTGATGGCAGCGGTGGTGTCGGTGTACCGCTGAATCTTCCTGATTTTCTGGCGGTAGCCAGCGACGACTACCTGAGAAAAACGGTGCGTAATGGCCGACCAGGCCGGGTTATGCCTGCCTTCCCGTTACTTTCAGAGGACGAGGTGGGTGCTATTATCCAGACAGTACGGGGCTGGTCCGGGGTGCCGCCGCCGGACTATGACAGTAAACCACTGAAGGGTGATGCCGTGCGTGGCAAGCAGTTGTTCACGCAATATTGCGTTGCCTGTCACGGGGAACGTGGCCAGGGAGGTGAGGGTACCGGTGTAACATTCTCGCGGCCGCGCGAAGCACCGATCATGGCACCAGCGCTGAATAATCCCGGGTTCCAGCAATCGGTGAGTGATGCCATGCTAAAGGCGACCCTGTTACGTGGGCGGCATGGTACGCCAATGCCCTCTATCACTGAGTTGGGGTTAAAGGAAGGCGATGCTGATGATCTGGTTGCGTGGTTGCGTCAGTTGCCCGCTGATTCTGCACCGGTGCGCAAGAGCGAGTCACCGGTTATCCGCATGGAGTCTTCCTACAGCTTCGAGGAGACGCTGGATAACCTGAAGAAAGCCATATCTGCACGCAATTTCCGCGTTATACGCGAGCAGACACTGGATAGCGGGTTTGTTGAAAAGAACAAGGAAAGCAGGCGTCAGTACATTGTTTATTTCTGCAGCTTCTCTTTCCTGAACGAAGCGCTCTCGATAGATCCTCGTGTGGGGCTGTTTCTTCCCTGCCGGGTGACTCTGCAGGAGACCGAAAAGGGTATTGAGCTGGTAACCATCAACCCTGAAAACCTCAGTCACCTGTTCAATAACAGAGAGCTGGACAAGGCCTGCGAGCGCATGCACCGTCTTTATACAGAAATCCTCGAGGAGGCGACGCTATGA
- a CDS encoding alpha/beta hydrolase encodes MLEILEIEPTGKTKGAVIWLHGLGADGHDFEPLVRDWGLAESQGIRFILPHAPRQPVTLNGGMEMRAWYDLYDLTFDNGEDTEGIERARQMLLSLVAREVERGVPTGRILLAGFSQGAAVVLHTALRMAEPLAGVLVLSGYLPRPGTLAAEKQADPQRLAIRIDHGEQDPVVPFAAAERTRKALEALGYKVDFHAWPMQHSLCPAQVRSLRSWIAEKLD; translated from the coding sequence ATGCTGGAAATACTGGAGATTGAGCCAACAGGTAAAACGAAGGGTGCCGTGATATGGCTGCACGGTCTGGGTGCTGACGGCCACGATTTCGAGCCATTGGTGCGCGACTGGGGGTTGGCGGAAAGCCAGGGTATCCGGTTTATTCTGCCTCACGCCCCTCGCCAACCGGTTACGCTCAATGGCGGTATGGAAATGCGTGCCTGGTACGATCTTTACGATCTGACTTTCGATAATGGCGAGGACACAGAGGGTATTGAGCGGGCGCGGCAAATGCTGCTGTCGCTGGTCGCACGCGAGGTGGAGCGGGGTGTTCCCACCGGGCGGATTCTGCTGGCAGGCTTTTCCCAGGGCGCGGCTGTGGTATTGCATACAGCGTTACGTATGGCTGAACCACTGGCCGGGGTGCTGGTACTGTCCGGGTATCTGCCTCGACCAGGCACGCTGGCAGCTGAAAAACAGGCCGATCCTCAGCGACTTGCGATACGTATCGATCACGGCGAGCAGGATCCTGTTGTGCCGTTCGCCGCGGCAGAAAGAACACGCAAGGCGCTGGAAGCACTGGGTTACAAGGTCGACTTTCATGCCTGGCCGATGCAGCACAGCCTGTGTCCAGCACAGGTGCGTAGTCTCCGCAGCTGGATTGCGGAAAAGCTGGATTGA
- the lptM gene encoding LPS translocon maturation chaperone LptM, with protein sequence MKPCWASYLLWLVIGVAGVGAMLSSCGQKGDLYLPEPADHKEDSKK encoded by the coding sequence ATGAAACCTTGCTGGGCAAGCTACCTCCTCTGGCTGGTCATCGGCGTTGCCGGTGTCGGCGCCATGCTGTCCTCCTGTGGACAAAAAGGCGACCTCTACCTGCCTGAACCCGCTGACCACAAAGAAGACAGCAAAAAGTAA
- the lysA gene encoding diaminopimelate decarboxylase produces the protein MDYFDYSNGRLCAEQVDIPTLADQYGTPLYVYSRATLERHWNAFDEALGSHPHLVCYAVKANSNLAVLALLARLGSGFDIVSGGELARVLKAGGDPARIVFSGVGKTVAEMEMALETGIRCFNVESTAELARLNDVAATHGVYAPVSLRVNPDVDAHTHPYISTGLKENKFGIEVNAARDAYRQAADSKHLDVHGIDCHIGSQLTEIAPFVDALDRVLELVDHIESDGIPVSHIDLGGGLGVRYRDEHPPLPEDYVRPLMARLSNCDKEILIEPGRAIAANAGVLVTEVQYLKETAEHNFAIVDAAMNDLLRPALYQAWQDIVPVIPHDGAAKHWDVVGPVCETGDFLGKDRELTLAQGDRLAVRSAGAYGFTMASNYNSRPRPAEILVDGDKAYVVRQRETVDRLFEGESIPDL, from the coding sequence ATGGATTATTTTGATTACAGCAACGGGCGACTGTGTGCCGAGCAGGTCGATATCCCGACATTGGCCGACCAGTACGGTACGCCCCTGTACGTCTACTCTCGCGCCACGCTGGAGCGACACTGGAATGCTTTTGACGAAGCGCTGGGAAGTCATCCGCACCTGGTCTGCTATGCCGTCAAGGCGAACTCCAACCTGGCGGTTCTGGCACTGCTGGCAAGACTTGGCTCTGGTTTCGACATTGTGTCCGGTGGCGAACTGGCACGTGTGCTGAAAGCCGGTGGCGACCCGGCGCGTATCGTTTTTTCCGGCGTGGGCAAGACTGTTGCCGAAATGGAAATGGCACTTGAAACCGGTATTCGCTGCTTTAATGTGGAATCAACCGCCGAGCTGGCACGTCTGAATGATGTCGCAGCCACGCACGGTGTTTATGCCCCTGTCTCCTTGCGCGTCAACCCGGATGTGGATGCGCACACCCATCCTTATATCTCTACCGGCCTGAAGGAAAACAAGTTCGGTATCGAGGTAAACGCCGCGCGTGATGCCTACCGGCAGGCGGCCGACAGTAAACACCTCGATGTTCACGGCATCGATTGCCACATTGGTTCACAGCTCACTGAAATTGCCCCGTTCGTGGATGCGCTGGACCGGGTGCTGGAACTGGTCGACCACATCGAGTCGGACGGCATTCCTGTCAGCCATATCGATCTCGGCGGTGGTCTCGGCGTGCGTTACCGCGACGAACACCCGCCACTGCCTGAAGACTATGTACGACCCCTGATGGCACGGCTGTCCAACTGTGACAAGGAAATCCTGATAGAACCCGGTCGCGCTATCGCTGCCAACGCCGGTGTCCTGGTGACGGAAGTGCAATATCTCAAGGAAACGGCCGAACATAACTTCGCCATTGTCGATGCCGCCATGAATGACCTGCTGCGTCCGGCGCTGTACCAGGCCTGGCAGGATATTGTGCCGGTAATCCCGCACGACGGCGCGGCAAAGCACTGGGATGTCGTCGGCCCGGTTTGTGAAACCGGCGATTTCCTTGGCAAGGATCGGGAACTGACACTCGCGCAAGGTGACCGGCTCGCGGTGCGCTCTGCCGGAGCTTACGGTTTTACTATGGCGTCCAACTATAATAGCCGACCACGACCGGCAGAGATCCTTGTTGATGGCGACAAGGCGTATGTCGTTCGCCAGCGGGAAACGGTTGATCGGCTATTCGAAGGTGAGTCGATACCGGATTTATAG